A window of the Mucilaginibacter sp. cycad4 genome harbors these coding sequences:
- a CDS encoding STM3941 family protein, translating to MAINTPVEIPLSKTKLTKGLLGSVAFVAIGLWILIYQPYIGNPVFDNVVIKYGASTACIIFFAFLAFFFLKKLSDKKPGLTINNEGVYDNSSATAIGLIPWYDITHFSISSVMSQQFLVIGLKDPEQYIAAQTNLLKKKSFGLNYKNYGSPIVVSANTLKHNLYELKAALENKLTEQRAANPEVIS from the coding sequence ATGGCAATTAATACCCCTGTCGAAATCCCACTTAGTAAAACTAAATTAACAAAAGGCCTTTTAGGATCGGTGGCTTTCGTAGCAATAGGGCTTTGGATTTTAATTTATCAGCCCTATATTGGTAACCCGGTGTTTGATAATGTGGTAATAAAATATGGTGCATCTACAGCCTGCATTATTTTTTTTGCCTTCCTGGCATTTTTTTTCCTGAAAAAGCTGAGTGATAAAAAACCCGGCCTGACTATCAACAATGAAGGTGTTTATGATAATTCAAGCGCTACGGCAATTGGATTGATCCCCTGGTATGACATTACGCACTTTAGCATTTCAAGCGTAATGAGCCAGCAGTTCCTGGTTATTGGCCTTAAAGATCCGGAACAGTACATAGCAGCACAAACAAATCTGCTTAAGAAAAAGAGTTTTGGTCTTAACTATAAAAATTACGGTTCACCTATTGTTGTTTCGGCCAATACCCTCAAACACAATCTGTATGAATTAAAAGCAGCGCTCGAAAATAAGCTAACCGAACAACGGGCCGCAAACCCTGAAGTTATTTCATAA